One Dysidea avara chromosome 7, odDysAvar1.4, whole genome shotgun sequence genomic region harbors:
- the LOC136262029 gene encoding uncharacterized protein, which produces MSSCVFYSNRVGRNMIRFYVEGSPSHLLIENCRFENNSDHSATVIELTTKSLSETEFVNSSFICNRQSALLYVHLYHANSTIAVNSANIENNTVNFLQKKGGLIIVKLYEAKNISANLTGLNIVRNHAGNIKGGGIYITGSFIMGFKCSIHVSKFYNNIGFGSGTVIYASLDSVSVLESCYIISIDNCIFINNTGKSIVYVAMNYYIIPAFLILNGDFISNTGIPLELVNVILVGKGKTTIKNNQATTGAALHLSNSYVLLNYSSFQLNIIDNHADLFGGGIYVDFPLSSSDNSQCHWLLFSEEKFCHEYEHVYNNCTTHIATSTFCSEILRSEAAVFAVWLISNTALLSGSAIFYDNVENINMYNRSMSNPTSIFFIPNNFTIYPNSSGSLILSTHPEKLVLSDPAKCNGDFTTCNITGIMLGQEVEIQASILGYNDQLAEVTVFSVECIENCNNYSVSSESFVLVRKMLHGISISGNQIHKEKLLTLKLNSGVISLTLKVVIVPCHLGYEYIKSSQQCKCYSSCENIVMCKHDMTTIKKDYWFGSVEGKTSVSRCPNKYCNFTRKEVNPGRFLLSSTYDDQCGLHRTGPACGRCSNGYTLSYGFDYCIDIKDCTPGITILVVVCTVLYWIIVIVVVLGVMYFKIDVGYLYGIIYYYSVLDILLGDIWNYSKGLTIVNKILFFIVRLNPAFLGRLCFAKEMSGIDQHVLNYSHPTAIALILVLLAMLARCSRRFTAFISRGIIRAICLILTLTYTSIADISLLLLRPLRFTGIHELFCFLSPEIRYFTGRHIAYGTIALLYELVIVSGLPLLLLLEPFINHKINFTRIKPLLDQFQGCYKDKCRWFASVYLLCRQVILIIVVLNYLDNYIALYVLMAFCVIIVFLHYIIQPYKIDTLNKFDALFLLLLVMLVCLQVIVLSESTSFTTDAIIGVAYTLIFLPLFLSIVSLLYIQRKFLQHFVRCLMYKILILLQKWLHFTPDLNFTPPSQFSNCPLCGNANTRHLDDFSSDNYLLQDSFLNYTD; this is translated from the exons ATGTCATCATGTGtgttttatagtaacagagttgGAAGGAATATGATAAGGTTCTATGTGGAGGGATCCCCATCACACTTGCTTATAGAAAATTGTAGGTTTGAAAACAATTCAGATCATAGTGCTACTGTGATTGAATTGACAACCAAATCTCTGAGTGAGACTGAATTTGTTAATTCAAGTTTTATTTGCAACCGGCAAAGTGCTTTGCTTTATGTACACTTATACCATGCAAATAGTACAATTGCAGTGAACAGTGCAAACATTGAAAACAATACTGTGAATTTCTTGCAGAAAAAAGGAGGACTCATTATAGTTAAGCTTTATGAAGCAAAAAATATCTCAGCAAATTTAACAGGCTTAAATATTGTAAGAAACCATGCTGGtaatatcaaaggtggtggaaTTTACATAACTGGTTCTTTTATAATGGGCTTCAAATGTTCAATTCATGTTTCCAAGTTTTATAATAACATTGGATTTGGCTCTGGTACAGTTATTTATGCTTCCTTGGATAGTGTATCGGTATTGGAAAGTTGTTATATAATTTCTATTGATAATTGCATTTTCATTAACAATACTGGCAAAAGCATTGTATATGTAGCAATGAATTACTATATCATACCAGCATTTTTGATATTAAATGGAGACTTTATCAGCAATACAGGAATTCCATTGGAGCTTGTCAATGTAATACTCGTTGGCAAGGGTAAAACTACCATTAAGAATAATCAAGCCACAACAGGAGCAGCCTTGCATTTAAGCAATTCTTATGTTTTGCTAAACTACTCATCATTTCAGCTTAACATTATTGATAACCATGCTGACCTCTTTGGTGGAGGTATATATGTTGACTTTCCTTTGTCAAGCTCAGATAATAGTCAGTGTCACTGGTTACTGTTTTCTGAAGAAAAATTTTGTCACGAGTATGAACATGTATACAATAACTGTACCACACACATTGCTACTTCAACATTTTGCAGTGAAATTTTAAGATCAGAGGCTGCTGTTTTTGCAGTGTGGTTGATCAGTAATACAGCACTGCTATCTGGTAGTGCAATTTTTTATGACAATGTTGAAAACATCAATATGTACAATAGATCTATGTCGAATCCCACATCAATATTTTTTATTCCAAACAACTTTACTATATATCCCAACTCTTCTGGATCATTGATATTATCCACTCATCCAGAAAAATTAGTCCTCTCTGATCCAGCTAAATGTAATGGTGACTTCACAACCTGTAATATCACTGGTATAATGCTGGGACAAGAAGTTGAAATCCAAGCATCCATTTTAGGTTACAATGATCAACTAGCAGAAGTCACAGTATTCTCCGTTGAGTGCATTGAGAACTGTAACAATTACAGTGTATCAAGTGAATCCTTTGTTTTAGTAAGAAAAATGCTGCATGGTATAAGTATTTCTGGAAATCAAATACACAAAGAAAAATTATTAACACTGAAGCTGAATAGTGGTGTCATTAGTTTGACATTAAAAGTAGTCATTGTACCGTGCCATTTGGGATATGAGTACATTAAAAGTTCCCAACAATGTAAGTGCTACAGTAGCTGTGAGAATATAGTAATGTGCAAACATGACATGACAACTATTAAGAAAGATTATTGGTTTGGTAGTGTTGAAGGAAAGACATCTGTATCACGATGTCCAAATAAATATTGTAATTTTACCCGTAAGGAAGTTAATCCAGGGAGATTCTTGCTTTCATCAACTTATGATGACCAATGTGGTCTACACAGGACAGGACCAGCTTGTGGTAGGTGCAGCAATGGATATACTTTATCTTATGGATTTGACTACTGCATTGATATCAAAGATTGTACACCTGGAATAACGATACTAGTAGTTGTGTGTACAGTATTGTACTGGATAATTGTTATAGTAGTTGTATTAGGGGTCATGTATTTCAAAATTGATGTAGGCTACTTGTATGGCATCATATACTATTACAGTGTATTGGACATCTTGTTGGGAGACATTTGGAACTATTCTAAAGGACTGACTATAGTGAACAAGATTCTCTTCTTTATTGTTAGGCTAAATCCAGCTTTTCTTGGGAGACTTTGTTTTGCAAAAGAAATGAGTGGAATAGATCAACATGTCTTGAATTACAGTCATCCAACAGCAATTGCATTAATCCTTGTACTGCTTGCAATGCTTGCAAGATGTTCTAGGAGGTTTACAGCTTTTATCAGTAGAGGGATCATTCGTGCTATATGTTTAATCCTCACACTCACCTACACCTCAATTGCAGACATTTCGTTGCTATTGCTTCGGCCACTGCGATTTACTGGAATTCATGAACTTTTCTGTTTCTTATCTCCAGAAATCAGGTATTTTACTGGTCGTCATATAGCATATGGCACAATAGCATTATTATATGAGTTAGTAATAGTCAGTGGTCTGCCACTATTGCTGCTGCTAGAACCTTTTATAAACCACAAGATCAATTTTACAAGAATAAAGCCACTACTGGATCAATTTCAAGGATGCTACAAGGACAAGTGTCGTTGGTTTGCATCAGTTTATTTGTTGTGTAGACAAGTCATCCTCATCATTGTGGTTCTGAACTATTTGGATAACTACATTGCACTGTATGTGTTGATGGCATTTTGTGTGATAATAGTTTTCCTACACTACATAATACAACCATACAAGATTGATACGCTCAACAAATTTGATGCACTTTTTCTTTTGCTACTAGTAATGTTGGTATGTCTACAGGTTATTGTGCTCTCAGAGTCCACTAGCTTTACCACTGATGCCATAATTGGAGTAGCATATACTCTGATATTTTTGCCCCTATTTTTGTCCATTGTTTCATTGCTCTACATTCAGAGGAAGTTTCTTCAACATTTTGTCAGATGCTTAATGTACAAAATTTTGATCTTACTACAAAAATGGTTACACTTTACTCCAGACTTAAACTTCACACCACCATCACAATTTTCAAACTGCCCATTATGTGGTAATGCTAATACAAG GCATCTGGATGACTTTTCTTCTGACAACTATTTGTTACAAGACTCTTTTCTGAATTACACTGACTAA